One window of the Tachypleus tridentatus isolate NWPU-2018 chromosome 10, ASM421037v1, whole genome shotgun sequence genome contains the following:
- the Dhps gene encoding deoxyhypusine synthase isoform X2, protein MSSDSEILKRATEAVLKKSENYPGEKIAVKGYDFNDGIDYHALLQSYRTTGFQATSFGQAVEEINNMIQCRNSPPADRIDDVTEEDPFIRRKTNCTIFLGYTSNMASAGVREVIRFLVQHKMNMIWSPSKMITRFGKEINDSSSICYWAAKNEIPIFCPGITDGSIGDMLYFHSFKDPGLIVDIVQDIRRINAISLKAFNSGIIILGGGIVKHHICNANMMRNGADFSVYINTACEFDGSDSGARPDEAVSWGKIKREARPVKVYGDATLVFPLLVAETFARCHHEDSSKLSSC, encoded by the exons ATGTCTTCTGATTCTGAAATTTTGAAAAGAGCGACTGAAGCAGTTCTTAAGAAAAGTGAAAACTATCCTGGGGAAAAAATAGCTGTAAAAGGATATGACTTCAATGATGGAATAGATTACCATGCATTACTTCAATCATACAGGACTACTGGCTTCCAAGCAACAAGTTTTGGACAAGCTgttgaagaaattaataatatg ATACAATGTAGAAACTCTCCACCTGCTGATAGAATTGATGATGTGACAGAAGAAGACCCATTTATTCGTAGAAAAACAAATTGCACCATTTTTCTTGGATATACTTCAAACATGGCTTCTGCAGGTGTTCGCGAAGTGATACGCTTTTTAGTTCAACATAAAATG AATATGATATGGTCACCTTCGAAGATGATAACTCGGTTCGGAAAAGAAATTAATGACTCAAGCTCCATATGCTACTGGGCAGCAAAG aATGAAATACCAATTTTCTGCCCTGGCATTACTGATGGTTCTATAGGAgatatgttatattttcattcttttaaagATCCAGGTTTGATAGTTGACATTGTTCAAg ATATAAGACGAATTAACGCTATCTCACTGAAAGCTTTCAACTCGGGGATCATTATCTTAGGTGGTGGAATAGTCAAACATCACATTTGCAATGCCAATATGATG AGAAATGGAGCAGATTTTTCCGTTTATATTAATACAGCCTGTGAATTTGATGGGAGTGACTCTGGAGCTCGGCCAGATGAAGCAGTATCTTGGGGCAAAATAAAAAGAGAAGCCAGACCAGTAAAG GTATATGGAGATGCAACTTTAGTATTCCCACTTCTAGTTGCAGAAACATTTGCAAGATGTCATCATGAAGATTCCTCAAAACTATCTTCATGCTAG
- the Dhps gene encoding deoxyhypusine synthase isoform X1: MSSDSEILKRATEAVLKKSENYPGEKIAVKGYDFNDGIDYHALLQSYRTTGFQATSFGQAVEEINNMIQCRNSPPADRIDDVTEEDPFIRRKTNCTIFLGYTSNMASAGVREVIRFLVQHKMVDCLVTTAGGVEEDLIKCIAPTFLGDFSLKGSELREKGINRIGNLLVPNDNYCKFETWIIPILSRMLEEQKLANMIWSPSKMITRFGKEINDSSSICYWAAKNEIPIFCPGITDGSIGDMLYFHSFKDPGLIVDIVQDIRRINAISLKAFNSGIIILGGGIVKHHICNANMMRNGADFSVYINTACEFDGSDSGARPDEAVSWGKIKREARPVKVYGDATLVFPLLVAETFARCHHEDSSKLSSC; encoded by the exons ATGTCTTCTGATTCTGAAATTTTGAAAAGAGCGACTGAAGCAGTTCTTAAGAAAAGTGAAAACTATCCTGGGGAAAAAATAGCTGTAAAAGGATATGACTTCAATGATGGAATAGATTACCATGCATTACTTCAATCATACAGGACTACTGGCTTCCAAGCAACAAGTTTTGGACAAGCTgttgaagaaattaataatatg ATACAATGTAGAAACTCTCCACCTGCTGATAGAATTGATGATGTGACAGAAGAAGACCCATTTATTCGTAGAAAAACAAATTGCACCATTTTTCTTGGATATACTTCAAACATGGCTTCTGCAGGTGTTCGCGAAGTGATACGCTTTTTAGTTCAACATAAAATG GTTGACTGTTTGGTGACTACAGCAGGGGGTGTTGAGGaagatttaataaaatgtatagcACCAACATTCTTGGGAGATTTCTCACTTAAAGGAAGTGAACTGCG AGAGAAAGGGATTAACAGAATAGGCAACCTTCTGGTTCCAAatgataattattgtaaatttgagACATGGATTATTCCAATTCTTTCAAGAATGCTTGAAGAACAGAAATTAGCT AATATGATATGGTCACCTTCGAAGATGATAACTCGGTTCGGAAAAGAAATTAATGACTCAAGCTCCATATGCTACTGGGCAGCAAAG aATGAAATACCAATTTTCTGCCCTGGCATTACTGATGGTTCTATAGGAgatatgttatattttcattcttttaaagATCCAGGTTTGATAGTTGACATTGTTCAAg ATATAAGACGAATTAACGCTATCTCACTGAAAGCTTTCAACTCGGGGATCATTATCTTAGGTGGTGGAATAGTCAAACATCACATTTGCAATGCCAATATGATG AGAAATGGAGCAGATTTTTCCGTTTATATTAATACAGCCTGTGAATTTGATGGGAGTGACTCTGGAGCTCGGCCAGATGAAGCAGTATCTTGGGGCAAAATAAAAAGAGAAGCCAGACCAGTAAAG GTATATGGAGATGCAACTTTAGTATTCCCACTTCTAGTTGCAGAAACATTTGCAAGATGTCATCATGAAGATTCCTCAAAACTATCTTCATGCTAG